From the genome of Fusobacterium periodonticum ATCC 33693:
TTACAACATTTGCTATATCTTTTGCTGTTGTTAATCCATCTGTTGCTGGAATTGTTGCCTTTCCATCTGTAACTGTAATTCCTTGTGTTACAGTATCATACTTAACTTCTCCATTTGCTCCAACACTTGCTGTTGTAAACTTACCATCCTTAAAGTTTAAACCATCTGATAATTTAACCTCTTGAGCTGTTGTAGCATCTGAATTAGATTTATACTTCAATTTAGTATTTGCACCTATTGTTGAAGTATCTACTGATACAGTTACTTTTCCATCCTTAGCTTCTGTAGTGATCCCATTTGCTCCAACTATATCAAATTTTATTCCACCAGCATTATTTAACTGTTGTTTATCTGTAGTTGTAGCTTTATCTCCACCTAATTGGATAGTGTTTGAAGCTAAATTATATAGTTGAGAGCCATTTATTGCATCTGTTGATGTCTTGGTAATAGCTCCTGGTCCTACATTTTTAATAACTTTATCTCCTGCACTAATTCCATCTTTAGTTATAGATATTGGACTTGCAGTTGGAGTTGCTGGAACTACTATTAATCCATTTCCATTTATTACAGTCTTATCTCCTCCTGCATTTTTAAATTCAGCTGATGTTAATCCTGTTAACTCTTTTCCAAGTTTTATATTTATCTTTCCAGTATTATCTACTATTGAACCAATGTTGTTATCAGATAATTTAGTTTTGTCTGCTCCTCCTACT
Proteins encoded in this window:
- a CDS encoding hemagglutinin family protein, with the translated sequence NKDLTGLDSVTSKKLTVPGTGGKDTVIDSNGINAGGNKITNVAPGVVGTDAVNKSQLDTATNNLIDKGMKFSADDYDPANANSTISKKLNERLEVVGGADKTKLSDNNIGSIVDNTGKINIKLGKELTGLTSAEFKNAGGDKTVINGNGLIVVPATPTASPISITKDGISAGDKVIKNVGPGAITKTSTDAINGSQLYNLASNTIQLGGDKATTTDKQQLNNAGGIKFDIVGANGITTEAKDGKVTVSVDTSTIGANTKLKYKSNSDATTAQEVKLSDGLNFKDGKFTTASVGANGEVKYDTVTQGITVTDGKATIPATDGLTTAKDIANVV